aaagtttgactttgacaaaaatctataggcactacattatggaatggagggagtatcatatcagtgttttggttgcattggctagacccTGCACTTGTACAATATTTAAAGTCCAGGGTCCTTTATGCGTCACATAAGAAGACCATTGATGTAAACTGTCTTTCTTTCAAGGTCCTTGCTGTAATACCTGCGGTGTTCTCCTTCTGCTTCTGGGCCCTTCGCggtggaaaaaagaaaagaaagaaaagccaCGATTGATAACGAGCACAACCTGCTTCTACCGTTCCACGACGACgtctcccaatctcctcctctcccaCCATCCCCAGCCGCCGGCCGAGCCCTCCAgcggccagcgccgccgccgccggcggccgacCCTTCCGCCCCCCTCCCGCCGAAGCGCGACGCCCGGGAGTctcccctcccccttccccctcaCGCCCCCGCTGCTGGATTGGCTCGGAGCGGGCGGGAGATCCATCCAGGCTGTGTTGGTAAGGAGGAAGCCCTAGCGCGGCTTTTCTGGGGTTTCTGTTCCCCGTGTTTTCCTCTGCTGCCAGCAAATCGAATTCGACCTGTTCTCGCTCCATGCAGCTAGCCACGGATTTGCTCGCTGCCGCGCCTCGTGCTAGCCGGGCCTCTTGACGGTTCGACTCTGCTCTTCGAGATCTCAGCTTGTTTTCCAGAAATTTTGGGGGTTCAGGAACCCCCGCGCCATGGAGTCAGGTGACGAATCTGTTTTATTTTCAATTAGTTTGTTGAGATTCCCCTGATGAAAGTAGAATGTTCAGAGATTATTAGTTTGCGATAATGATTGGATTGAACCGAGCTTTTTAGTTTTTTGGAAAGTAATACTGATAAAGCTCATTTTGAAATAAATCAGCTGAGATTCTACCATGTTATTCTCTGGGATACGGTGCCTAATTTCGGTAGTCACTAGTCATGCTTGTGAGTTAAGCTAATGCCATCTGCTGGAATTAGTCCTGGTGCGGTGGTTTCCACCTTGTTTTGGGTTAGCTCTGCGGCAGAGCAAGCGAATCATTAAAGCTATTCGTTATTTGTTCTGAGAATTCTTCTGTTGCCACGCTTCTATGGGTAGCAGATAATCCGCAGCGTTAAATACTCCCTGCTTTTATCATTTGGAGTATGCCTAATTTGTCAAAACTATTGTAAAACCACATTTGTTTAAGAAGGGGGATTATATCACGCACGTAGGTGCTTCTCACTGAAGCACCGCAGTTCGGCACCTCTTCTGCAACAGGTTAACCTTATGTTCCCACACTTTTACGGGCAGCGAGAAATCTGCAGCATTAATTGAATTCAATCACAATGGTGGGCTGGGCTTACTTATATCTACATTTGCGGTATTAATTGCTTCTTTTGGTGATATCTTAACCTTTGCATGATGTATATGCTACAAAGCATGGACACGGCAGAAGTTGGCGAATCCCCGTGCGGATACGGCCGGACACAGGGACACACTCGGACATGCAGGGATACGTGTATCCCGCCGTATTTCCTGAATTACGaattaaaaaagaaagaaagaaaagggaggACACGGCTGGGACACGTGGAGGACTCGATTAATCCACTGGTCGGAGCAGCACTCTCCTCCGACTTCAGCCAGCGCTGGATCTGGAGCACCCTCCCGtcgccttgctgctgctgctgcgcccCTGCCGCTGCCGTTGCTGCTGCTGCATCCCCCGCTGCAGCGCTGGCCGCCgtcgctgctcctgctgctgcagcGGCAAGAGGAGCACGCTGGGAGTAGGGCGGTGGCGAGAGGTGCTGCGGGGGAGTTGAGAGATCCATCGCTGGGAGGAGGGGTGATGGCAAGAGAGTGGCAGCTTAGTCAAAGCGTTAGGGCAGAGAGAGATAGGGCTTGAGTTTTGACGGTGCCGATTGATATGTAGCATCCAGTGGCTCTTAAAATGGCACTAGCTGGGCCTGCCCAACTACTAATGGATCATCTTCTTTGTGGCTCTTGACAATGGGAGAGGAAATGGCACTAGCTGTTCAGAGAGTTACTGCTGAATCCGAAATATCCTCTCTGGGCTTATGTCCAGAGAGTTACTGCTGAATGGGGCGATCTCTTTCTTGTTATTTTCCGTCTTTAACTCTATATTACAtggcattatttatttatttttatacatACTTGGCGTGTCCCTGATGCGCTGTTTTTGGAAAATGCCGTATCCCGTGTCCCCGTATGTGTGTCGCCGTGTCTGTGTCGCCGAACACCCCACAACAGTGTTGTATTGCGGAGCCCACCTGTATCTGCTTTAGGCTCAGGTTGCGGTTGCTGAACTGTGTTGTGCTGTGCTTATTTTATAATCTCCTGTAGCAATTTAAGCCATAAATAAAAGTATTAAAAGAGGGTTGAACAAACACTAAAATAGGTAAAAGCTGGTTAATGGTTATCATAACCCACTGCAATGCCAAATGCAGCCTTAGTCTACCACTGTTTCCATTGAATGTTCTAGATATAGTATTTTTATATTGCTTTCTTCTCCTATAGCATCTGTTATTGTTGATGGGTTCTTACATTATCTCTGTGCAGGCGATACCAAATTTGATGCATCACAGTATGCTTTCTTTGGTAACAATGTCTTGGAGGAGGTTGAGCTAGGTGGATTGGATGATGATGATGCTGGTTTTGTTGGGCCTGGTGACGAAGAATACACTCCTATTTATCGAAGGGATATGTTGGAGGTAAGATATATGATAGATTTGGAATCTCTTCTGTTTTGACGTGACCACCATTGTCCGCCTTCTGGTCCTTCCTTtcaaagcaaaaaaaaatataaataagAAAAATCCACAGTGAATAGGTGTTATGTTTGTGGGATGATGTGCCAAATAGGTAACATGTGCATTGGTATAGCATTGTGAGCCTTCCTTTTATATCTGAAGGATCGCAAACTCCCTGTGGACTTCAGAGCACGAGGAGAGTTTCTCTTAGAAATTATCTTAATTTTGATCAATCTGTTCTAGCCCTTGTTTTCAAGTTTGGTTCATGCCATCAGGAACCTGGTAGAGGATGCAAAGTATGAACTAATTTtattataggtatgtacacatgcgaTCAAATAGGCAAATAGGAATATACATTGTTATGTAAACTAGGAAAGCTGGCATTGTCTCTTGTGATTGCTAACTGTTTCCATGTATGTTGGTCGAAAGCCTGGTAAAGAATGTAGTCAATTGTATTTTAGGGTTACTAATGCTATCATGTATTCAGAAAAGGTTCTGCTTAAACTGAGGAAGTTAACGTATCTATTTTGGAACCATTAGTTAACTCTGTAAAGTGCATACAGTACAGGCATGGTTGGAAATCCTCCTTACATACCCTGGAAAAATTAGAAAGCTTACGTTGAATGCACTATGCGGGAGGTAGTCCGTGTTAGAACAGGGTTGTGCTGTGTGTGTAGTTATCATATTGTATAGGGGCTTCTTTGCTTATTTCCCTTCATGTATATGTGCTGGCCTGTTGGCCCGATGGAATATAGGCTCACTTCATAACATGGTATAAGAGCTAGGGTTAGgttccccagccgccgccgccgcctctggtcgccgccgccgccgccgccggccgccgctcctctcttcatcgagcctctcccctcttcttcctgGTAGCTGCTGCCGCCTGCTGGTCCAGGCCGCCGCCGTTCCAggccgctgctgccgccgtccttcccggccggcgccgccgcctcaacgtgctgctgctgctcttcaacgagctgctgctgctgctgctcctcttctctgctgctgctgctgctcttcttcaacgagctgctgctgctgctcttcttcaacgagctgctgctgctgctcttcaaagtgcggctgctgctgctcttctcctcCTGGTCTGCTGCTGCCATCAAGCTGTGCCTCCTGCTGCTGCTGGTCTTCAacgagctgctgttgctgctctgcTGCAATGGCGCCCTCCACCACCACCGGTGCTGTCCCAGTCCCACGATGTCCTGTTATCTTCAACGGACAGAACTACAGGGACTGGGTGCAGCACAtgaagctgcacatgaggggccAGCTGGTCTGGGAGCACCTCTCTGGTGCTCTGCCTTGTCCCCTGCTGCCCACTCCTCCAGCTGAGTTGGCCTTCCCTGTTGATGCCGATGAAACCAAGCAACGTGAGATGCTAGATGCTTTTGAAGAGGCCACTGAAGAGTATCAGAATCAACTCCACTTATACAAGCAATGGACAAATGATGATGCTCGAGCCTCTTCTATCTTGGTGAACAGCATGGATGTTGATCTCACCATGGATGTGGTGGCCCTTACCACTGCATATCAGATGTGGGAGCACCTTCGCCATCGCTATGAGTCTACAGGGGATGCCATGTATCTCTCTGTTGTTCGTCAAGAGCAACAACTACAACAGGGAGATGCTACTGTGGATGATTTCTACAAGGAGATGTCGGCGGTGTGGCGCCAATTGGACTCTCTGGGAGCTGATGTTTGTCGCAGATGTCAGTGTTGTGTGCGGCAACAAGCTAAGCTGGAGGTTCGTCGCCTCTACGACTTCCTCACTCGCCTCCGGCCGGAGTTCGAGCAGAGTCGTGCTCAGCTATTGGCACGCCATCCTCGGCTCTCTACTCTGGAGGCCTTTGCTGAGGTGCGATCTGAGGAGGTGCGCCTACGGAGCACGGGCTTATTGCCATCCTCTTCAGCAGTCCTGGCTGCCCGCGTTCCACCACCGCTGCCTGGTGTGCCCTCTTCTTCACAGGTGGTAGCAACCTCCACTAGTGCTTTCTGCAACTACTGCAAGCAGGATGGTCACATGATCACGGAGTGCATCAAGAGGAGGAAACAGGGTCGCCGTGGTGGCCGTCCTCAAAAGGACTCGGGAGGCTCCTCTAATTCTCGTGAGGGCTCCCTTGAGAAGGTTCACCAGGAGATGCTCACCTTGCTGCGCCGCCTTACTGCTTCTGCACCATCCTCAGGTTCTGCTGGTTCTGCTGGTCAGACGTCTGGTCCACCACCGCACTCTTCGTCAGGTACATCTTTGCCCTGGATTCTTGATTCTGGGGCCTCCTTCCACATGACACCACATAGAGATCATCTTTGTGCTGTCAATTCCGTGCCTTCTCCTCTTACAGTTCAGACTGCAGATGGCACTTCTCTTTCTGTTGCCGCAAGAGGGACTCTTTCCACGTCTTCTTTTCATGTCCCTACCGTTTCTCATGTTCCTAAACTGACTATGCAACTTCTATCTGctggtcaacttactgacttgggttGTCGTGTTATTCTGGATTCTGACTCTTGTTGTGTTCAGGATCGTCGTACGGGGACTCTAGTTGGGATCGGTCCTCGGCGCCATGACTCTCAGCGCCTTTGGGAGCTCGATTGGCTGCGCCTTCCTTCCGCTGCGTCCTCTAGCCAGTCGGACATCACCACCCCTTTTGCTTCAGCTGCCACCTCCACCACATCCTTCGCTCAGTGGCATCATCGATTGGGTCACATTTGTGGCTCCCGCTTGTCTTCTTTGGTTAGGAGTGGTGTTCTAGGGTCTGTATCTGGTGATAGTTCACTAACTTGTATGGGTTGTAAGCTTGGCAAGCAGATACAACTTCCATATCCCTCTAGTAATTCTGTTTCTCAACGACCTTTTGAACTTGTTcactctgatgtatggggtcctgccccCTTTGTTTCGAAAGGGGGTCACAAATATTATATAATTTTCATTGATGATTTTTCTCGCCACACTTGGATCTACTTTATGTCATCTCGTAGTCAAGTGCTTCAAATTTACAAGTCGTTTGCTACCATGGTTCACACTCAGTGTGATTCCTCTGTTCGAGTTTTTCGTGCTGATTCGGCTGGCGAGTACTTATCTCGTGCGCTTCGTGGTTTCCTTGCTGAACAGGGTACCCTTCCTCAGTATTCCTGTCCTGGTGCACACGCTCAAAATGGGGTGGCTGAACGCAAACATCGTCACGTCCTTGAGACTGCTCGGGCTCTTCTTTTATCTTCTGCTGTTCCCCCGcacttttgggctgaggctgtcTCTACCGCTGTTTATCTCATTAATATTCAGCCTTCTGTTGCTCTTCAGGGAGGGATACCAGTTGATCATCTAGGTGATGGTCCAGCTGATTATAGTGGTCTACGCCTGTTTGGTTGTGCCTGTTTTGTTCTTCTCCACCCTCATGAACGCACCAAATTGACTGCTCAATCTGTTgaatgtgttttccttggctacagtTTGGAGCACAAAGGTTACCGTTGCTGGGACCCTATTGCTCGAAGACCGAGAATCTCCAAAGATGTCacttttgatgagtctcgctcCTTCTACCCTCGTCATTCTTCTACTGCCACAACCGAGTCGTTAGTCGAGCCTCTCTCTTTTTTGACTCTACCTGATTCTTCACCTTTATCGTCACCTGGTAGGTCCACTCCTAGCCTTTCACCTATGTCTGCTCATGAGCTTCAGCTTACACAGGATGAGGTTTCTATTCCTGACTCTCCTACTCGGGTTGAGCCATCCACTCTCTCTCCTTTTCCTTTTACCTACTCCCGTCGTGCTCAACACCCTTCTCCCTCTGATGCGCCACCTTCCACTTCCCCTCTCTCTCCGCTTCCTTTTGTCTACTCCCGTCGTGCTCGGCACCCTTCTCCCTCGGATGCGCCCACTTCCACTTCCACTCCTTCTCTGTTGGGTCCCATTCCTTCAGAACCACCTACCCCTCCTGCTCCTCGGTATAATCTGCGTGATCGCCACACTCTCCAGCCTCCTGCGTACTATGTTGCTGCTGCTACCACTCTTGTTGAGCCGTCTACGTATCGTGAGGCTGCTGCTCATTCTGAATGGCAGCATGCTATGGCAGAGGAAATTCATGCTCTTGAGCGCACAGGCACTTGGGACCTTGTACCCCTGCCTACAGGCGTTAGACCCATCACTTGCaaatgggtctacaaggttaagacacaTTCAGATGGTTCTCTCGtgcgctacaaagctcgtcttgttgcgcGTGGCTTCCAGCAGGAGTATGGtcgtgactatgatgagacttttgctcctgttgCTCACATGACCACTGTTCGCACTCTTTTGGCTGTTGCTGCTGTTCGGCAGTGGTCCATCTCTCAATtagatgtcaagaatgccttcttGAATGGTGAGCTGCGGGAAGTGGTCTATATGCAGCCGCCTCCTGGCTATACTGTCTCTGATGGCACTGTCTGTCGCCTTCGGCGCGCTCTTTACGGGCTGAAACAAGCTCCACGTACCTGGTTTGAGCGTTTCTCCGCCGTCATCACAAGGATCGGGTTCTCTGCTAGTGTTCATGATCCTGCTCTGTTTATTCACACTTCTTCTCGCGGTCGCACCCTTTTActactctatgttgatgacataattATCACAGGGGCTGACCACCAATTCATTGATTTTGTGAAGAAACGTCTACATGAGCAATTCTTGATGACTGATTTGGGTtctcttcgctactttcttggacTTGAGATCATTTCTTCCCCTGAGGGTATTTATCTCTCTCAAGAGAAGTACATCCAAGATCTTCTCACTCGTGCCTGCCTCACTGATCAGCGCACGGTTGACACTCCTATGGAGTTTGGTCTCCATCTTCGTCCTGGTGAGGGTGAACCCCTTGCAGATCCCACACGCTACCGCCATCTTGTTGGGAGCCTTGTCTATCTAGGCATCACTCGTCCTGACATTTCTTATGCTGTGCACATTCTAAG
Above is a window of Triticum dicoccoides isolate Atlit2015 ecotype Zavitan chromosome 5B, WEW_v2.0, whole genome shotgun sequence DNA encoding:
- the LOC119311349 gene encoding uncharacterized protein LOC119311349; this translates as MAPSTTTGAVPVPRCPVIFNGQNYRDWVQHMKLHMRGQLVWEHLSGALPCPLLPTPPAELAFPVDADETKQREMLDAFEEATEEYQNQLHLYKQWTNDDARASSILVNSMDVDLTMDVVALTTAYQMWEHLRHRYESTGDAMYLSVVRQEQQLQQGDATVDDFYKEMSAVWRQLDSLGADVCRRCQCCVRQQAKLEVRRLYDFLTRLRPEFEQSRAQLLARHPRLSTLEAFAEVRSEEVRLRSTGLLPSSSAVLAARVPPPLPGVPSSSQVVATSTSAFCNYCKQDGHMITECIKRRKQGRRGGRPQKDSGGSSNSREGSLEKVHQEMLTLLRRLTASAPSSGSAGSAGQTSGPPPHSSSGSSYGDSSWDRSSAP